In a genomic window of Chryseobacterium sp. G0162:
- a CDS encoding Y-family DNA polymerase, giving the protein MYALVDCNNFFVSCERTLDPDLEGKPVVVLSNNDGCVVSRSKEAKDLGIPMAAPAFKYKELFKQHDVKSFSAKFELYNYKSQQVINIARSYVLEYEIYSIDELFLDLTGFKYIDIHEYCSKIKTEIQEKENIPVSIGIAPSKTLCKVANRIVKEFPEQCKGVYIMDTPEKIEKALKWLNIGDVWGIGRKLAAKMNDNGVYKAWDLLQKPEMWVRKIMGIHGVRMIHELRGIRQLELDAPSPKKSIAVTRSFMQMLTDKESVRERVETFGMYCSERLRKQNTCCKMITVFVQTNRFRKDLPEYRNAMTQILPNPTNSSILIGRVVNELFEAVYRDGFHYKRAGVMVNDFVPEDQRQISLFEEDTQNQHLPVMKAMDAMNRKFGKDKVRLGSMSGENTFGRAQLSPEYEAFLKKNTLPEANFRFH; this is encoded by the coding sequence ATGTATGCGCTGGTAGATTGTAATAACTTTTTTGTTTCCTGCGAAAGGACCCTGGATCCTGATCTTGAAGGCAAACCTGTTGTTGTTCTTTCCAACAACGATGGATGTGTAGTGTCTCGAAGTAAGGAGGCAAAGGATCTCGGAATTCCTATGGCAGCTCCTGCATTCAAATATAAAGAGCTCTTCAAGCAGCACGATGTAAAAAGCTTTTCTGCAAAATTTGAACTGTACAATTACAAGAGTCAACAGGTAATCAATATAGCCCGTTCTTATGTTTTAGAGTATGAAATTTATAGTATAGACGAGCTTTTTCTAGATCTTACAGGCTTTAAATATATTGACATTCACGAGTATTGTTCTAAAATCAAAACAGAAATTCAGGAGAAAGAAAATATTCCTGTCAGTATAGGAATTGCACCCAGTAAAACCTTATGTAAAGTGGCTAACAGAATTGTGAAAGAATTTCCGGAGCAATGTAAGGGAGTTTATATTATGGATACTCCTGAGAAAATAGAGAAGGCATTGAAATGGCTGAATATAGGAGACGTTTGGGGAATAGGGAGAAAGCTGGCTGCTAAAATGAATGATAATGGTGTTTATAAAGCCTGGGACCTTCTTCAGAAACCTGAAATGTGGGTTCGGAAAATTATGGGAATTCATGGGGTAAGGATGATTCATGAATTAAGAGGAATTCGTCAATTGGAACTGGATGCTCCATCTCCTAAAAAATCAATTGCTGTTACCAGAAGCTTTATGCAAATGCTTACCGATAAAGAATCCGTTAGGGAACGCGTAGAAACCTTTGGAATGTACTGTTCAGAAAGATTGAGAAAGCAAAATACCTGCTGTAAAATGATTACTGTTTTCGTACAAACAAATCGTTTTAGAAAGGACCTTCCTGAATACAGAAATGCTATGACCCAAATTCTTCCCAATCCAACCAATTCATCTATATTGATTGGAAGGGTCGTCAATGAGCTTTTTGAAGCCGTTTACAGAGACGGATTTCATTATAAAAGGGCAGGGGTGATGGTAAATGACTTTGTTCCTGAAGATCAGAGACAGATCAGCCTTTTTGAAGAAGATACACAAAATCAACATCTTCCTGTAATGAAGGCGATGGATGCCATGAACCGGAAATTCGGAAAGGATAAAGTACGTTTGGGAAGCATGAGCGGTGAAAATACTTTTGGCCGTGCCCAGCTATCTCCGGAATATGAAGCTTTCTTAAAAAAGAATACGCTGCCGGAAGCTAATTTTAGGTTTCATTGA
- a CDS encoding Na+/H+ antiporter produces MHTVLPFFLAMIAAIVLLNMWATKLKIAYPILLVVFGLLVSLVPGLPTVKINPDLIFFIFLPPLLFEASWSISFKEMRRWWRIIGSFAFLVVFFTALSVAVVSNYFIPGFSIALGFLLGGIVSPPDAVSTGAIMKFVRIPKTTSAILEGESLLNDASSLIIFRFALIAIGTGQFVWQEASLTFLWMIVGGAGLGLLLAWIFVQIHKRLPTDASSDIALTLIEPYLMYWLAEQFHSSGVLAVVCGGLYMSSKRLIFLSSTSRIRGYSVWESFVFILNGIVFLIIGLELPEIVGGLRSEGIPLNTAINYGVLVTGILIAARIISSYAAMIATIIFRPGVAPRPSSNRRRLMMPLILGWTGMRGVVSLAAALAIPISINGAPFPNRNLILFITFVVILLTLLVQGLTLPYIIRFGHVFDDFIDEEKEEEVRQEIKLKLRQHVYHFLKNKHENELQSHAGLERMLKHWEEKNKANDAEWMSEKNKVIFLEILESQRQYLSELNKDVSINEEIIRHQLYQLDLEEERLRMI; encoded by the coding sequence ATGCATACCGTCTTACCTTTCTTTTTGGCTATGATAGCCGCTATTGTACTATTAAATATGTGGGCTACAAAATTAAAAATAGCCTATCCTATTTTATTGGTCGTGTTTGGATTACTTGTTAGTTTGGTACCCGGTCTTCCTACCGTAAAAATTAATCCTGATCTCATCTTTTTTATTTTCTTGCCTCCTTTATTATTTGAAGCCTCATGGTCTATTTCCTTTAAAGAAATGAGAAGATGGTGGCGAATTATCGGAAGCTTTGCATTTCTGGTCGTATTTTTTACGGCTTTATCCGTTGCTGTTGTTTCCAATTATTTTATTCCCGGATTTAGCATTGCATTAGGTTTCTTGCTGGGAGGAATAGTCTCCCCTCCTGATGCGGTAAGTACTGGAGCTATCATGAAATTTGTGAGAATTCCTAAAACAACCTCTGCTATTCTGGAAGGAGAAAGTTTATTAAATGATGCATCTTCGTTGATTATTTTCCGTTTTGCATTAATTGCTATTGGTACAGGGCAGTTTGTATGGCAGGAGGCCTCTCTTACTTTTTTATGGATGATCGTCGGTGGGGCAGGCCTCGGATTACTACTGGCCTGGATTTTTGTGCAAATTCATAAACGTTTGCCAACAGATGCATCTTCGGATATTGCTTTAACGCTTATCGAACCCTATCTTATGTATTGGTTAGCTGAACAGTTTCATAGTTCCGGAGTGCTGGCTGTGGTGTGTGGTGGTTTGTATATGTCGAGTAAACGATTAATTTTTTTAAGCAGTACAAGCAGGATCAGAGGATACAGCGTTTGGGAGAGCTTTGTATTTATTCTGAATGGAATTGTATTTTTAATCATAGGTTTGGAACTTCCCGAAATTGTAGGAGGGTTGCGTTCAGAGGGAATCCCTTTAAATACAGCAATTAATTATGGAGTACTGGTTACAGGTATTCTTATCGCTGCAAGAATTATCAGTTCCTATGCCGCAATGATTGCTACAATTATTTTTCGGCCTGGAGTAGCTCCCAGACCTTCCTCCAACAGAAGGCGTCTGATGATGCCTCTCATCTTAGGGTGGACTGGGATGAGGGGCGTGGTGTCGTTGGCGGCAGCACTGGCGATTCCTATCAGTATTAACGGGGCTCCTTTCCCCAATAGAAATCTCATTTTGTTTATCACCTTTGTTGTGATATTGCTTACGCTCCTTGTGCAAGGGCTCACGTTGCCATACATTATAAGATTCGGGCATGTATTTGATGATTTTATTGATGAAGAAAAAGAGGAGGAAGTCCGTCAGGAAATAAAACTGAAACTAAGGCAGCATGTATATCATTTTCTTAAAAATAAGCATGAAAATGAGCTCCAAAGCCACGCCGGTTTGGAACGCATGTTAAAACACTGGGAAGAAAAAAATAAAGCAAATGACGCAGAATGGATGAGTGAAAAAAACAAAGTTATTTTCCTTGAAATACTGGAAAGCCAGAGACAGTATCTTTCAGAGCTCAATAAAGATGTTTCAATCAATGAAGAGATTATTCGTCATCAGCTTTATCAGCTTGATTTGGAAGAGGAAAGGTTAAGAATGATTTAA
- a CDS encoding M15 family metallopeptidase, translating into MDKVTLERIQKLHPFVRDEVKQMIKECDEALTGRAKIRITQGLRSFEEQEKLYAIGRITSGKKVTNAKAGQSIHNYGLAVDICLMIDGKTASWDTVKDWDNDKVADWYECVKIFAKHGWDWGGNWKTFKDLPHFEKKTIPSKKGPVKTSWRKLLKMSRDQQNYVVF; encoded by the coding sequence ATGGATAAAGTAACATTAGAGAGAATTCAGAAACTTCACCCATTTGTAAGAGATGAAGTAAAGCAAATGATTAAAGAATGTGATGAAGCGCTTACCGGCAGAGCTAAGATAAGAATTACCCAAGGATTAAGATCTTTTGAAGAACAGGAAAAGCTTTATGCCATCGGAAGAATAACATCCGGAAAAAAGGTAACGAATGCCAAAGCAGGTCAGAGTATCCACAATTATGGTCTTGCTGTAGATATCTGCCTGATGATCGACGGAAAAACGGCCAGTTGGGACACTGTAAAAGATTGGGATAATGATAAGGTTGCAGACTGGTATGAATGTGTAAAAATCTTTGCAAAACATGGCTGGGATTGGGGTGGAAACTGGAAAACTTTTAAAGATCTTCCCCACTTTGAAAAAAAGACAATTCCATCGAAGAAAGGACCTGTAAAAACCAGTTGGAGAAAGCTTTTGAAGATGTCTAGAGATCAACAAAATTATGTTGTTTTTTAA